The following are from one region of the Paenibacillus bovis genome:
- the thrB gene encoding homoserine kinase, with amino-acid sequence MMSNLGSEKVYSRRKSVRVAVPASTANLGPGFDTLGMALSLYSWLELKEAEKTSITLLGDQLYGIPTDKTNLIYKVAQSVFEKTGVSIPELEITMYSDIPLTRGLGSSASALIGALAAANALTGHLLSDEELLHMATAFEKHPDNVGASLYGGIVTATWDGEQARCIGIQPPEALQALVVIPEFQLSTAKARDVLPSQLSMADAVYNISRSSLLVAALSSGRLDMIKEAMQDRLHQPYRAPLIPGMEPILEYAAEYGALGIALSGAGPTMIALVDRHSVQKQQLEDYLLQTMQSHGIEAQALWLEPVTGGVIYYYDTESSSFMDTVKGEVRL; translated from the coding sequence ATGATGAGTAATCTGGGATCAGAAAAAGTATACAGTCGCAGAAAATCTGTGCGCGTTGCAGTACCTGCGAGCACAGCCAATCTGGGGCCGGGCTTTGACACACTGGGTATGGCTTTGAGTCTGTATTCCTGGCTGGAACTAAAAGAAGCAGAGAAGACTTCTATTACTCTGCTCGGTGATCAGCTGTATGGAATACCTACAGACAAGACCAATCTGATTTATAAAGTAGCACAATCGGTTTTCGAAAAGACGGGCGTGTCGATACCCGAACTGGAAATTACCATGTACTCGGATATTCCGTTGACAAGAGGGTTGGGCAGTAGTGCTTCTGCTCTGATCGGTGCATTGGCAGCGGCGAATGCACTCACAGGCCATCTTTTGTCAGATGAGGAACTGCTCCATATGGCAACAGCATTCGAGAAGCATCCGGATAATGTGGGAGCTTCCTTGTATGGGGGGATTGTAACAGCTACTTGGGATGGAGAGCAGGCCAGATGTATTGGTATACAGCCTCCAGAAGCTTTACAGGCTCTCGTAGTTATACCCGAATTCCAGTTATCGACAGCCAAAGCTCGCGATGTGCTGCCTTCGCAACTGTCGATGGCAGACGCCGTGTATAATATCAGCCGCAGCTCTCTTCTTGTTGCAGCATTGTCGTCAGGCAGGCTGGACATGATCAAGGAGGCGATGCAGGATCGTCTGCATCAGCCTTATCGTGCACCACTTATACCAGGAATGGAACCTATTCTGGAGTATGCAGCAGAATATGGTGCATTGGGAATCGCTCTGAGCGGAGCAGGGCCTACCATGATTGCACTTGTGGATCGCCATTCTGTACAGAAGCAGCAGCTGGAGGACTACTTGCTGCAGACCATGCAGTCTCATGGCATTGAGGCGCAGGCATTATGGCTTGAACCGGTGACCGGAGGAGTTATATACTACTACGATACCGAATCAAGTTCATTTATGGACACCGTCAAAGGAGAAGTACGTCTATGA
- a CDS encoding homoserine dehydrogenase, with the protein MKPVKVGLLGLGTVGTGVVRIVEGNQQDLNSQVGSPIVIEKIAVRSTDKVRSVEIDAAKLTIDPWEVIRDPEIDVIVEVMGGIDQTKEYILEALERGKHVVTANKDLMALHGSELLAKAQEKQCDVFYEASVAGGIPIIRTLIEGFSSDRIVKIMGIVNGTTNYILTKMSQEGASYEDVLKEAQDLGYAESDPTSDVEGLDAARKMAILGTLGFRTNVELDDVTVQGISSVTKEDITYARKLGYEMKLLGIATSSNEHITISVQPTMIKQNHPLASVNGVFNAVYVHGEAVGETMFYGAGAGEMPTATSIVADLVAVVKNLKLGVNGLKAIVPYKTKKLQSTDQVFYKNFILLHVDDKAGVLAQITQVFAEYDVSLASVVQQPNEHNPDAEIVIITHRASKANFDKVLQHFEQLDVIQRIKSVYRVEDI; encoded by the coding sequence ATGAAACCGGTAAAAGTAGGATTATTGGGACTAGGAACTGTAGGTACAGGGGTAGTAAGAATTGTCGAAGGAAACCAGCAGGATCTGAACAGTCAGGTCGGTTCACCGATTGTTATTGAGAAGATTGCTGTACGCAGCACCGATAAGGTGCGTAGTGTAGAAATTGATGCTGCCAAGCTGACGATTGACCCGTGGGAAGTTATCCGTGATCCGGAGATTGATGTCATTGTTGAAGTTATGGGTGGTATTGATCAGACCAAGGAATATATTCTGGAAGCTTTAGAGCGCGGCAAACATGTAGTTACAGCCAACAAGGATCTTATGGCACTGCACGGTTCCGAGCTTCTGGCCAAGGCGCAGGAAAAACAGTGCGATGTTTTTTATGAAGCCAGTGTTGCCGGCGGGATCCCGATTATTCGTACATTGATCGAAGGATTTTCTTCTGATCGAATTGTGAAAATTATGGGAATCGTAAATGGCACAACCAATTACATACTGACCAAGATGAGCCAGGAAGGTGCTTCTTATGAAGATGTCCTCAAAGAAGCCCAGGACCTGGGCTATGCAGAGTCCGATCCAACCAGCGATGTGGAAGGCCTGGATGCAGCCCGTAAAATGGCAATTCTCGGTACGCTTGGATTCCGCACCAACGTCGAATTAGACGATGTTACCGTACAGGGAATTTCCTCGGTGACCAAGGAAGACATTACCTACGCCCGTAAACTTGGTTATGAAATGAAACTGTTGGGGATTGCTACCAGTTCCAATGAACATATTACGATTAGTGTACAGCCGACCATGATCAAACAAAATCATCCACTGGCATCCGTTAATGGTGTATTCAATGCGGTCTACGTTCATGGCGAAGCAGTAGGCGAGACCATGTTCTATGGAGCAGGCGCCGGTGAAATGCCAACAGCAACTTCAATTGTTGCTGACCTGGTAGCTGTTGTCAAAAACCTGAAGCTGGGCGTAAACGGACTCAAGGCAATCGTACCTTACAAAACCAAAAAGCTGCAAAGTACTGATCAGGTATTTTACAAAAACTTTATTCTCCTGCATGTAGATGACAAAGCAGGCGTACTCGCCCAGATTACCCAGGTATTTGCCGAATACGATGTCAGCCTGGCTTCAGTAGTACAGCAGCCCAATGAGCATAATCCGGATGCAGAGATTGTTATTATCACTCACCGTGCCAGCAAAGCAAACTTTGACAAAGTGCTGCAGCATTTTGAACAGCTGGATGTTATTCAGCGGATCAAGAGTGTGTACCGGGTAGAAGATATTTAA
- a CDS encoding ACT domain-containing protein, translated as MKEKYYLVREDILPDAVLKTMRVKELLAAGESRTINEAVEKVGLSRSAFYKYKDGIHPLNRLERDKIITVSFDLDHRSGILSHVLGLMAEYGGNVLTIHQSIPLQGRANVVLSVETSRLTQDLDTMVEAMQNVTGVRHIHIIGQG; from the coding sequence TTGAAAGAAAAATATTATTTGGTACGGGAAGACATACTACCTGATGCCGTACTCAAAACAATGCGTGTCAAAGAACTGCTGGCTGCCGGTGAGAGCCGCACAATTAACGAAGCGGTCGAGAAAGTCGGCCTTAGTCGTAGCGCCTTTTACAAATACAAAGATGGCATACACCCGCTGAACAGACTGGAAAGAGACAAAATTATTACCGTATCTTTTGATCTGGATCATCGCTCCGGCATTTTGTCCCATGTGCTTGGTCTAATGGCGGAATACGGCGGTAACGTGCTGACGATTCATCAGAGTATTCCGCTGCAGGGAAGAGCCAATGTTGTACTGTCTGTGGAGACATCGCGTCTGACACAGGATCTGGATACGATGGTAGAAGCCATGCAGAATGTGACCGGTGTTCGCCACATCCATATTATTGGACAGGGATAA
- the obgE gene encoding GTPase ObgE, with protein MFVDKAKIFVKGGDGGNGTISFRREKYVPNGGPAGGDGGRGGDVIFRVDEGLRTLMDFRYQRHFKGQRGEKGRTKNQHGAGAEDTIVRIPPGTVIIDEDNGEILADLTRHNQEIVVAKGGRGGRGNTRFSTPNNPAPYLAENGEEGQERNIVLELKVMADVGLVGFPSVGKSTLLSVVSAAEPKIGAYHFTTITPNLGVVAVGDDRSFVMADLPGLIEGAHEGIGLGHEFLRHVERTRVIIHVVDVSGSEGRDPFEDWQKINEELKLYNIELESRPQIVAANKMDMAEAQENLEEFTKRIREVNPEIQIVPISSLTRQGIQELLYKAADMLDQMPEIVTVEEVEQVAERKVYKLEKKEDEGFTVHRENDMFVVESKKIENLMKRMQLTSEDAIMKLGRTMRHMGVDAELRKRGAKDGTIVRIGEFEFEFVEGSSYF; from the coding sequence ATGTTTGTAGATAAAGCGAAGATTTTTGTAAAAGGCGGCGATGGTGGTAATGGTACCATTTCATTCCGTCGTGAGAAATATGTACCTAATGGCGGACCTGCGGGCGGTGATGGCGGACGTGGTGGAGACGTTATTTTCCGTGTAGATGAAGGTTTGCGTACATTGATGGACTTTCGTTATCAGCGTCACTTCAAAGGCCAGCGCGGCGAAAAAGGCCGTACCAAAAACCAGCATGGAGCAGGTGCGGAGGATACCATTGTACGTATTCCGCCAGGTACCGTTATTATTGATGAAGACAACGGAGAGATCCTTGCAGATTTGACCCGTCATAATCAGGAGATTGTAGTAGCTAAAGGCGGACGCGGCGGACGTGGTAATACACGTTTCTCCACCCCGAACAATCCGGCTCCTTATCTGGCTGAAAATGGTGAAGAAGGTCAGGAACGCAATATTGTACTGGAATTGAAAGTGATGGCGGATGTTGGTCTGGTTGGTTTCCCGAGTGTCGGAAAATCTACACTGTTGTCTGTAGTTTCTGCAGCAGAGCCGAAGATCGGCGCGTATCACTTTACGACGATCACGCCTAACTTGGGCGTTGTTGCTGTGGGCGACGATCGCAGTTTTGTTATGGCAGATTTGCCGGGACTGATTGAAGGCGCGCATGAAGGAATCGGACTGGGTCATGAGTTCCTTCGTCACGTTGAACGTACACGTGTTATTATTCATGTCGTTGATGTATCTGGCTCCGAAGGACGCGATCCTTTTGAAGACTGGCAAAAGATCAATGAAGAGCTGAAGCTTTACAATATCGAATTGGAGAGCCGTCCTCAGATTGTAGCAGCCAACAAAATGGATATGGCTGAAGCACAGGAAAACCTGGAGGAATTCACCAAGCGCATTCGCGAAGTGAACCCCGAGATTCAGATCGTGCCGATCTCTTCTTTGACACGTCAGGGTATACAGGAGCTTCTGTACAAAGCAGCCGATATGCTGGATCAGATGCCTGAAATCGTTACGGTAGAAGAAGTCGAGCAGGTAGCCGAACGTAAAGTCTACAAGCTGGAGAAAAAAGAAGACGAAGGCTTCACCGTGCACCGCGAGAACGATATGTTTGTCGTGGAGAGCAAAAAGATCGAGAATCTCATGAAGCGTATGCAGCTGACTTCGGAAGACGCGATTATGAAGCTGGGACGTACGATGAGACATATGGGTGTCGATGCAGAACTGCGTAAACGTGGTGCCAAAGACGGTACAATTGTACGTATTGGCGAATTCGAATTTGAATTTGTTGAAGGCAGCAGCTATTTCTAA
- a CDS encoding Spo0B domain-containing protein has translation MNHFSRVPAVLAGTIIIPLIVAYRFHSVAAYIVLAIWIGAAYWLGIRSIQSRIQEQYSHQTQELQQQMTQMLEQNKQLKQQSLDHKQEYTRLQQQSETIHATAIEAFSHHRHDWMNDLQLLYGYIQLGNRDRLIENIERIKEQMMTDSRVSKLGIPPLIFYLQSFKALNRDIQLEVEIEDGITLADRLGTEQSEELTRVIQETISAYQTSGGSSWGECPTLSIIIRNDDQEVQFIFEPEEVYPGPDQIWAAVNQLIEGTNITATRPEDDPASISLHIYPIQTGTSV, from the coding sequence ATGAATCATTTTAGCCGTGTTCCTGCTGTACTGGCTGGAACAATCATCATACCTTTGATCGTAGCCTACCGTTTTCATTCGGTGGCCGCTTATATTGTTCTGGCAATTTGGATAGGTGCAGCTTATTGGCTGGGCATCCGCAGTATTCAAAGCAGAATACAGGAACAGTATAGTCATCAGACCCAAGAATTACAGCAGCAAATGACCCAAATGCTGGAACAGAATAAGCAATTGAAGCAGCAGTCACTAGATCATAAACAGGAATATACACGATTGCAGCAGCAAAGCGAGACGATTCATGCCACAGCGATTGAGGCATTTAGTCATCATCGTCATGATTGGATGAATGATCTTCAACTGCTATATGGCTATATTCAGCTCGGTAATAGAGATAGGCTCATTGAAAATATCGAGCGAATCAAAGAGCAAATGATGACGGACAGCCGGGTATCCAAGCTGGGTATTCCTCCCCTTATATTTTATTTGCAATCCTTCAAGGCGTTAAACCGTGATATTCAGTTAGAAGTAGAGATAGAAGATGGGATCACACTTGCCGACCGGCTTGGAACGGAACAGAGTGAGGAATTGACCCGAGTCATTCAAGAGACGATCTCTGCTTATCAGACAAGCGGAGGATCGTCCTGGGGTGAGTGCCCCACCTTATCAATAATTATCCGGAATGATGACCAAGAAGTTCAATTTATATTTGAACCCGAAGAAGTCTATCCCGGGCCGGATCAGATCTGGGCAGCGGTCAATCAGCTGATTGAAGGAACGAATATTACCGCTACCCGCCCGGAAGATGATCCTGCTTCTATTTCACTGCATATCTATCCGATTCAGACAGGCACATCCGTATAA
- the rpmA gene encoding 50S ribosomal protein L27 has translation MLKLNLQLFASKKGVGSTKNGRDSHSKRLGAKRADGQFVTGGNILFRQRGTKIHPGTNVGIGKDDTLFAKVDGVVKFERWGRDRKKVSVYPVDVAPVAAAIEQ, from the coding sequence ATGTTGAAGCTTAATTTGCAATTGTTCGCTTCCAAGAAGGGTGTAGGTTCCACAAAGAACGGACGTGATTCCCACTCCAAACGTCTTGGTGCAAAACGTGCAGATGGTCAGTTCGTAACTGGTGGTAACATTTTGTTCCGTCAACGCGGTACTAAAATTCACCCAGGAACAAACGTGGGCATCGGTAAAGACGATACACTGTTTGCAAAAGTTGACGGCGTCGTGAAATTCGAACGTTGGGGCCGTGACCGCAAAAAAGTGAGCGTCTACCCGGTTGACGTTGCTCCAGTAGCAGCAGCAATCGAACAATAA
- a CDS encoding ribosomal-processing cysteine protease Prp, giving the protein MIIVRIERHEDGTIDGFSSRGHAGYAGHGEDIVCAAVSAITVGTVNSVEALTGVEMKAKMKDGFLSARLPDLPENSPKEQVQLLLESMQIMLASIEESYGEYIKIKQVTLT; this is encoded by the coding sequence TTGATTATCGTACGTATTGAGCGTCACGAAGATGGTACAATTGATGGTTTTTCATCACGTGGCCATGCAGGATATGCCGGTCATGGAGAAGATATTGTATGTGCAGCTGTTTCTGCCATTACGGTAGGTACAGTGAACTCTGTTGAAGCTCTGACCGGTGTAGAAATGAAGGCCAAGATGAAGGATGGTTTTCTGAGTGCACGTTTGCCGGATCTTCCGGAAAACAGCCCCAAGGAACAGGTTCAGTTGCTGCTGGAATCGATGCAGATTATGCTGGCTAGTATTGAAGAGTCTTACGGAGAGTATATCAAGATAAAGCAAGTCACATTAACGTAA
- the rplU gene encoding 50S ribosomal protein L21: protein MYAIIETGGKQYKVQEGDVLFIEKLDATDGDSVTFDRVLAVSKEDGLVTGLPLVEGASVTAKVEKHVKGQKVVVYKYKPKKNYHVKQGHRQPYTKVTIEKIQA from the coding sequence ATGTACGCAATTATCGAAACAGGTGGTAAGCAATACAAAGTGCAAGAGGGCGATGTATTGTTCATCGAGAAGCTGGACGCTACTGATGGCGACAGCGTAACTTTTGACCGCGTTCTGGCTGTATCCAAAGAAGACGGTCTGGTAACTGGTTTGCCGCTGGTAGAAGGCGCTAGCGTGACAGCGAAAGTTGAAAAACACGTTAAAGGCCAAAAGGTTGTAGTTTACAAATACAAACCTAAAAAGAACTACCACGTAAAACAAGGTCATCGTCAACCATATACTAAAGTGACTATCGAGAAAATCCAAGCATAA
- a CDS encoding Rne/Rng family ribonuclease: MKQMIVSGTSKEIQMALLDQGQLVEFASEHSSGKGIAGNFYKGKVMNVLPGIQAAFVDIGQKKNGFLYIDDVLHPHMDKQPQIKPSIADLISPGQEIIVQVTKEPAGTKGAKLTTHYSLPGRWIVYMPEADYIAVSKKISTDEERQRLKKLGEEMRQGEEGLILRTVSEGAPPEAIAADIRQLRETWNRIVSRAGKCVPPTELHLDLGIVERMIRDVFDPLEDRFITDQAECADRASEFIRTLVTPDAVIPVETYRGQEPLFQHMGVQEHLHRDFQRKIWLDNGSHIIWDQTEALTVIDVNTGKFTSGATLEETVTHTNIQAGEKIARLLRLRDTGGIIIVDFIDMDSENGRHAVIEAMEKILYQDRTKTHIVGWTRLGMLEMTRKKAREETSSMMYKTCSTCHGTGKIASRIKD; the protein is encoded by the coding sequence ATGAAGCAGATGATAGTAAGTGGTACATCCAAAGAAATACAGATGGCACTCCTGGATCAGGGCCAGCTGGTTGAATTTGCTTCAGAACATTCATCTGGTAAAGGGATTGCCGGTAATTTTTATAAAGGAAAGGTCATGAACGTGCTGCCCGGCATACAGGCTGCATTCGTGGATATCGGTCAGAAAAAGAACGGATTTTTGTATATAGACGATGTGCTGCATCCCCATATGGACAAACAGCCGCAAATCAAGCCGAGTATCGCCGATCTGATTAGTCCTGGACAGGAGATTATTGTCCAGGTAACCAAAGAACCTGCCGGTACCAAAGGAGCAAAACTGACTACCCACTATTCACTGCCGGGTCGCTGGATCGTCTATATGCCTGAAGCAGATTATATTGCAGTGTCCAAAAAGATCAGTACCGACGAGGAACGCCAGCGGCTAAAAAAGCTTGGTGAAGAAATGCGTCAGGGAGAAGAAGGATTGATTCTGCGTACTGTATCCGAAGGCGCGCCTCCTGAAGCTATTGCAGCCGATATCCGGCAGCTGCGAGAGACATGGAATCGTATTGTCAGCCGGGCCGGTAAATGCGTACCACCAACAGAGCTGCATCTTGATCTGGGAATTGTAGAACGCATGATCCGGGATGTGTTTGATCCGCTGGAGGACCGCTTTATTACCGATCAGGCCGAATGTGCCGACCGGGCTTCGGAATTTATCCGGACACTGGTTACACCGGATGCTGTGATTCCTGTAGAGACCTACCGTGGACAGGAACCGCTTTTTCAGCATATGGGAGTGCAGGAGCATCTGCACCGCGATTTTCAGCGCAAGATCTGGCTGGACAATGGCAGTCATATTATATGGGACCAGACGGAAGCACTGACTGTAATTGATGTGAATACCGGCAAATTCACAAGCGGTGCCACCCTGGAAGAAACAGTGACTCATACGAATATCCAGGCAGGAGAGAAGATTGCCAGACTGCTGCGATTGCGTGATACCGGAGGAATTATTATTGTCGACTTTATCGATATGGACAGCGAAAACGGACGCCATGCGGTAATAGAGGCGATGGAAAAGATCCTTTATCAGGATCGTACCAAGACACATATTGTCGGCTGGACCCGGCTGGGCATGCTCGAAATGACCCGCAAAAAAGCACGGGAAGAAACAAGCAGCATGATGTACAAAACATGCAGTACTTGCCATGGAACCGGCAAAATTGCATCCCGGATAAAAGATTGA
- a CDS encoding FtsW/RodA/SpoVE family cell cycle protein: MLNKFKKLDWGIITLLGVFMVFSTLLVRSAIAPDPKFHGYDIRTLIFYGLGFLVMFAVSIFDYRILLRKHWYLYGIGIVSLLLLYPFGSEINGAKSWYNLPGFQFQPAEMVKIVVVLTTAYLLGKRDGDPLRFRSDLLPTALIVCIPFFIVLIQPDLGNAIIYLIILVGMLWIGNTKYTHVIMGLTVVIGGLILVVVLFTTFNQQIHDYLYQNNKAHWYERINTFVDPTNASDDAKHQSSYAKIAVGSGGLFGDGYMQGQLKNNKFVPYPYSDSIFVVIGEEFGFVGSSILLVIYFLLIYRMILIALQCYDRRGSYIIVGIVSMFVFQIFENVGMMIGLMPITGITLPFISYGGTSLILNMFSIGLVLSIKIYQEKYDMD; the protein is encoded by the coding sequence TTGCTTAACAAGTTCAAAAAGCTGGACTGGGGAATTATTACCCTGCTCGGTGTATTTATGGTGTTCAGTACATTGCTCGTGCGTAGTGCGATTGCCCCGGATCCCAAATTCCATGGCTATGATATCCGTACATTAATATTTTACGGACTTGGATTTTTGGTAATGTTTGCAGTCAGTATTTTCGATTATCGGATTTTGCTGCGCAAGCACTGGTATTTGTATGGAATAGGTATCGTATCTTTGCTGCTGCTGTATCCTTTTGGTTCCGAGATTAATGGTGCCAAAAGCTGGTACAATCTGCCGGGATTCCAGTTCCAGCCTGCAGAGATGGTCAAAATCGTTGTTGTTTTGACAACCGCTTATCTGCTTGGCAAACGCGATGGTGATCCGCTTCGATTTCGTTCGGATTTGCTGCCGACGGCATTAATCGTTTGTATTCCGTTTTTTATTGTTTTAATTCAGCCCGATCTGGGAAATGCAATTATTTACTTGATCATTCTGGTAGGTATGCTCTGGATTGGTAACACCAAATATACGCATGTTATTATGGGACTTACTGTTGTTATTGGTGGGCTAATACTGGTAGTTGTATTATTCACGACCTTTAACCAGCAGATTCATGATTATTTATATCAGAACAACAAGGCTCACTGGTATGAACGGATTAATACGTTTGTTGATCCGACAAATGCCTCGGATGATGCAAAACATCAGTCCAGTTATGCCAAGATCGCAGTCGGTTCAGGCGGACTGTTTGGCGACGGGTATATGCAGGGCCAGCTGAAAAACAATAAATTTGTTCCTTATCCGTATTCGGATTCGATCTTTGTCGTGATTGGCGAAGAATTTGGATTCGTCGGATCGTCCATTCTGCTCGTTATTTATTTCCTACTGATCTATCGAATGATACTCATCGCCTTGCAGTGTTATGACAGGCGGGGTTCCTATATTATTGTTGGTATTGTCAGTATGTTCGTATTCCAGATCTTTGAGAATGTGGGCATGATGATTGGTCTGATGCCAATAACGGGGATTACACTTCCATTTATCAGTTATGGAGGAACTTCTCTTATACTGAATATGTTCAGTATTGGACTTGTACTCAGCATCAAGATTTATCAGGAAAAATACGATATGGATTAA